A window from Polynucleobacter sp. MWH-UH25E encodes these proteins:
- the lptB gene encoding LPS export ABC transporter ATP-binding protein produces MTTDQAQDNSSATLSAHKLQKRYGSRTVVRDVSVGVKCGEVVGLLGPNGAGKTTSFYMIVGLVPADGGQIVLDGKDITHLPIHERARMGLSYLPQEASVFRKLNVAENIQAVLELQVQGGKPLSKSEIANRLDELLGELQIGHLRNNPALSLSGGERRRVEIARALASQPKFILLDEPFAGVDPIAVGEIQRIVRFLRDRQIGVLITDHNVRETLGICDHAYIISEGSVLAEGQPDQIIQNDAVRRVYLGENFRM; encoded by the coding sequence ATGACAACGGATCAAGCTCAAGACAACTCATCTGCAACACTCAGTGCCCATAAATTGCAGAAACGTTATGGCTCAAGAACGGTAGTGCGCGATGTTTCGGTAGGAGTGAAATGCGGTGAAGTAGTTGGACTTCTAGGGCCAAATGGTGCGGGTAAGACCACCTCTTTTTACATGATTGTCGGCTTGGTGCCAGCAGATGGCGGCCAAATTGTGCTTGATGGCAAAGACATCACACATTTACCCATCCATGAACGCGCCCGTATGGGCCTATCCTATCTGCCTCAAGAAGCATCTGTTTTCAGAAAACTGAATGTTGCTGAAAACATTCAAGCCGTTCTAGAGCTCCAAGTTCAAGGCGGTAAGCCATTAAGTAAATCCGAGATTGCTAATCGATTAGATGAACTCCTGGGAGAACTTCAAATTGGTCACCTGCGCAACAATCCAGCACTATCCCTTTCGGGCGGCGAACGTAGACGCGTAGAAATCGCTCGAGCTTTAGCTTCGCAGCCTAAATTTATTTTGCTGGATGAACCCTTTGCAGGTGTTGACCCCATTGCTGTTGGGGAAATTCAGAGAATCGTCCGCTTCTTGAGAGACCGACAGATAGGCGTTCTGATTACAGACCACAATGTTCGAGAAACCCTGGGCATTTGTGATCACGCCTACATCATCAGTGAAGGCAGTGTGTTGGCAGAAGGTCAGCCCGATCAAATCATCCAAAATGACGCGGTTCGCCGGGTCTACTTGGGTGAAAATTTCCGGATGTAA
- a CDS encoding LptA/OstA family protein produces the protein MIRPSTIWAMFCLPLCVNLVHAEKADQNKPIILEAESVSVNDVQQIYDLKGQILLIKGSMVVTGDDGHILVDPEGYEFVDVKGTADTAASFRQRREGPADEFMQGHGTQVSYNAKTELLTITGDARLKRLLNMQMLDQLQGWKIEYDDITERYRVTPPSSAKPEDLPLARAILSPRRKATLEK, from the coding sequence ATGATCCGACCTTCAACAATCTGGGCTATGTTTTGCCTCCCTCTATGTGTGAATTTAGTTCATGCAGAAAAAGCAGATCAAAACAAGCCAATCATCCTTGAAGCTGAGAGTGTTTCGGTAAATGATGTGCAACAGATCTATGATCTCAAAGGCCAAATTCTGCTAATCAAGGGCAGTATGGTCGTGACGGGAGATGATGGCCATATCCTAGTTGATCCTGAAGGTTATGAATTCGTTGATGTCAAAGGAACCGCGGATACTGCTGCTAGCTTTAGACAAAGAAGAGAAGGGCCAGCTGATGAATTTATGCAAGGTCATGGCACACAAGTCTCCTACAATGCAAAAACAGAGTTGCTAACCATCACGGGCGATGCCAGATTGAAGCGTTTGCTAAACATGCAGATGCTTGATCAACTGCAAGGCTGGAAAATTGAGTACGATGATATTACTGAACGTTATCGAGTTACACCACCATCCAGCGCAAAACCAGAGGACCTTCCCTTGGCAAGAGCAATCCTTTCACCGAGAAGAAAAGCCACATTAGAAAAATGA
- the lptC gene encoding LPS export ABC transporter periplasmic protein LptC, translating into MQLNSQQIKFSIGRTLLRLMPLILMGLLTLVTFWLVQKNTPPEHSKLERVRLHEPDYVIQNGTLSALNEQGNTKYRILGNKVTHYDDDASIDIDLPRMRLFQPDKAPVTVRSNTGHLDGDLTILELFDNASIYRPPQSATATEPATLRMLASSSYFKVLINDDIVQTDKPITLEQGMSVMHSTDGGTFDNIQQSMTLSGQVKGRIERAPRNGQ; encoded by the coding sequence ATGCAACTCAATTCTCAACAAATCAAATTTAGTATTGGTCGTACCTTATTGCGACTAATGCCGTTGATACTCATGGGTTTACTAACTTTAGTTACATTCTGGTTGGTACAAAAAAATACCCCGCCTGAACACTCTAAGCTAGAGCGGGTACGCCTTCACGAACCTGATTACGTTATTCAAAATGGCACGCTCTCAGCGTTAAATGAGCAGGGTAATACCAAGTACCGCATTCTAGGAAATAAAGTCACTCACTACGATGACGATGCTTCAATCGATATTGATTTGCCTCGCATGCGGCTCTTTCAGCCAGATAAAGCGCCCGTTACTGTTAGATCAAATACTGGGCATTTGGATGGCGACCTAACGATTTTGGAGCTATTTGATAACGCATCGATCTACAGACCGCCTCAGTCAGCCACAGCCACTGAGCCAGCGACCTTGAGGATGCTAGCCTCGTCTAGCTATTTCAAAGTCTTAATTAACGATGACATCGTTCAAACCGATAAACCTATTACGCTTGAACAAGGTATGTCAGTGATGCACTCTACCGATGGTGGAACATTTGACAATATTCAGCAAAGTATGACTTTGTCGGGGCAGGTGAAGGGCCGAATTGAGCGTGCCCCGCGTAATGGCCAATAA
- a CDS encoding HAD family hydrolase: MPSAFNTHNTNPLSSYPQAWERASKIKLLVLDVDGVLTNGQVWISAEGKESLKAFDIQDGLGIKLLDQCGIATAIITGRNSKMVLARCDELGIKHVHMGVENKALALEEVFKSLGLKASDCAVMGDDWPDLAMMKQAGLRIAPAQAHEAVKEFAHFVTLRTGGNSAVREACDLILKAQNRYDELLNKARN; encoded by the coding sequence ATGCCGAGCGCTTTTAACACTCACAATACAAACCCTCTATCGAGCTACCCGCAAGCCTGGGAACGTGCCAGCAAAATTAAGTTATTGGTTTTGGACGTAGATGGGGTGTTAACAAATGGCCAAGTTTGGATTAGCGCCGAAGGAAAAGAATCCCTAAAAGCATTCGACATTCAGGATGGTCTGGGCATCAAATTACTAGATCAATGCGGTATCGCTACCGCGATCATTACCGGCAGAAACTCAAAAATGGTTTTGGCTCGTTGTGACGAGCTTGGCATCAAGCATGTACATATGGGCGTTGAAAATAAAGCGCTTGCCTTAGAGGAAGTATTCAAGTCGCTTGGACTCAAGGCGAGCGATTGCGCAGTCATGGGTGATGATTGGCCAGATTTAGCCATGATGAAGCAAGCAGGCCTGCGCATTGCTCCAGCCCAGGCCCATGAAGCAGTGAAAGAATTCGCGCATTTTGTCACTTTGCGTACTGGCGGCAATAGCGCGGTAAGAGAGGCATGTGATTTGATTCTAAAAGCTCAGAATCGCTACGACGAATTACTCAACAAAGCCCGCAACTGA
- a CDS encoding SIS domain-containing protein: MIAKTRERTLKLARDTLTIEAAALQTMRDRLEGQNADALIHAVELLHGCKGRIVVSGIGKSGHIARKIAATFASTGSPAFFVHPAEASHGDLGMVTREDVFVALSNSGETDELLTIVPIVKRTGAKLIALTGAPNSSLAKLADAHLDTSVEKEACPLNLAPTTSTTAALAMGDALAVALLDARGFQAEDFQRSHPGGRLGRKQLMHVSEVMRSFDDTPKISIQASLQEALLEMTAKRMGMVVTLDEGNKVFGILTDGDLRRLLEKNTNLSNITLKSATTSSPRTIPPELLAEEAIEMMEKHRINHLVVTDKAGVLLGALNLHDLFAAKVI; the protein is encoded by the coding sequence ATGATAGCTAAGACTCGTGAACGTACCCTAAAGCTTGCCCGCGATACCCTCACTATTGAGGCTGCTGCACTGCAAACAATGCGTGATCGCCTTGAGGGCCAAAATGCAGATGCCTTGATTCATGCAGTGGAATTACTACATGGATGCAAAGGCAGAATCGTAGTGTCTGGCATTGGCAAATCGGGGCATATTGCCCGCAAAATTGCCGCTACATTTGCCTCAACAGGATCCCCTGCTTTTTTTGTACACCCTGCTGAAGCTAGCCATGGCGATTTGGGTATGGTGACTCGTGAAGATGTTTTTGTAGCTCTATCCAATTCTGGCGAGACAGATGAGTTGCTAACTATTGTTCCAATAGTCAAGCGCACTGGTGCCAAATTAATCGCACTAACTGGTGCACCGAATTCGTCTCTCGCTAAATTAGCAGATGCACATTTAGACACCAGCGTAGAAAAAGAAGCGTGTCCACTTAACCTGGCACCAACCACCAGCACTACCGCTGCGCTCGCCATGGGTGATGCGCTCGCAGTTGCCCTACTTGATGCTCGCGGCTTTCAAGCCGAAGACTTTCAACGTTCGCATCCTGGCGGCCGCTTAGGTCGCAAACAATTAATGCATGTCAGCGAAGTGATGAGAAGCTTTGATGACACTCCAAAAATTTCAATTCAAGCCTCTTTGCAAGAGGCTTTATTAGAGATGACCGCGAAACGCATGGGTATGGTCGTCACACTAGATGAGGGCAACAAAGTATTTGGCATTTTGACTGATGGAGATTTGCGTCGTTTACTCGAGAAAAATACCAATCTCAGCAACATCACCCTTAAAAGCGCTACGACCTCCAGCCCCCGAACTATTCCGCCTGAGCTATTGGCAGAGGAAGCGATTGAGATGATGGAAAAGCATCGCATAAATCATTTAGTGGTCACAGATAAAGCTGGAGTTTTACTGGGCGCACTGAACTTGCACGATCTTTTTGCAGCCAAAGTTATTTAA
- a CDS encoding monovalent cation:proton antiporter family protein: MPSVLQLTLILLASGVAGVVIFRYFGLPPILGYLAIGVLIGPNALGLASDSATVKYLAEFGVVFLMFSIGLEFNLHKLRSMRNIVFGLGGSQVILTMVLAVPASLLMNWIYPISWQAAIALGGALAMSSTAIVTKLISDRAELEAEHGRNVVGILLFQDLAVVFLLILLPSLGKNPKDLFVALTTASIKITVALTLIFFIGQSLMSHWFRLVAKLRSQELFMLNLLLIVLGMAGLTEHFGLSLALGAFLAGMLISETPYRHQVEEDVKPFRDVLLGLFFITIGMLLDFNVIREQWMLVVALLVGPLIFKFGLIALLSKAFGSSTGISIRTGLCLAQAGEFGFVLLTQIDGLDLIDPTLSQAVLAAMLLSMFCAPFLVEYSDRIAMRFSSNEWLLQSLALTRVAAKSVRNENHVIICGFGRSGQSLARMLDQEKIPYIALDLDPDRVKEAAAAGDNVVYGDASRENYLVAAGLSRAKTVVITYADTAASLRVLRQVEHLRPGMTVLVRTKDDADIAKLQAAGATEVVPELIEGSLMIASHVLLIMGVPMRKVVRRITTAREERYSLLRGYFRGASDDDFGSNESWRLHSITLLPNSQAVGKTLTDLHLENEGVSVQAVRRKGRNADYSKLALAPDLLLQANDILVISGNPEAIDLAEAKLL, encoded by the coding sequence ATGCCGTCAGTCCTTCAATTAACTCTCATTCTCTTAGCCTCGGGTGTGGCTGGAGTAGTTATTTTCCGCTATTTTGGCTTACCCCCTATTTTGGGCTATTTAGCCATTGGAGTGCTGATTGGGCCTAATGCCTTGGGTTTGGCAAGTGATTCCGCCACAGTGAAGTATTTGGCTGAGTTTGGGGTTGTTTTCTTAATGTTCTCAATTGGCCTGGAATTTAATCTGCATAAGCTCAGGTCAATGCGTAACATCGTATTTGGCTTGGGTGGTAGCCAAGTTATTTTGACAATGGTGCTGGCAGTGCCCGCTAGCTTATTGATGAATTGGATTTATCCGATTTCATGGCAGGCTGCAATTGCGTTGGGCGGAGCGCTGGCAATGTCATCTACTGCCATTGTTACCAAACTGATTTCTGATCGCGCTGAGTTGGAGGCAGAGCACGGCCGCAATGTCGTCGGCATTTTGCTTTTCCAAGATTTGGCTGTGGTCTTCTTGTTGATCTTGTTGCCATCTTTAGGAAAAAACCCTAAAGACCTTTTTGTGGCGCTGACGACTGCCTCTATCAAAATCACCGTTGCTCTGACGCTGATTTTCTTTATTGGCCAATCTTTAATGAGTCATTGGTTTAGATTGGTCGCAAAGTTACGCTCACAAGAATTATTCATGCTCAATCTGTTATTGATTGTGCTTGGAATGGCCGGTCTGACAGAGCATTTCGGTTTATCACTGGCGCTCGGAGCATTCTTGGCGGGCATGTTAATTTCTGAAACACCTTATCGCCATCAGGTTGAGGAAGATGTCAAACCCTTCCGCGATGTTTTGCTAGGACTATTCTTTATTACGATCGGCATGTTGCTCGACTTCAATGTTATTCGAGAGCAATGGATGTTAGTAGTAGCTTTATTAGTTGGCCCCTTGATATTTAAGTTCGGGCTCATTGCTTTGCTTTCTAAGGCCTTTGGCTCCAGCACTGGCATCTCAATACGGACTGGACTTTGTCTGGCTCAAGCAGGTGAGTTTGGTTTTGTGCTTCTTACACAGATTGATGGCTTAGATTTGATTGATCCAACCTTAAGTCAAGCCGTTCTTGCTGCAATGCTGCTCTCGATGTTTTGCGCGCCATTCTTAGTTGAGTACAGCGACCGGATTGCAATGCGCTTCTCAAGTAATGAGTGGCTCTTGCAATCACTTGCATTAACTCGCGTTGCGGCTAAAAGTGTTCGCAATGAAAATCACGTGATCATTTGTGGTTTTGGTCGTTCTGGACAAAGTTTGGCTCGCATGCTTGATCAGGAAAAAATTCCATACATTGCTTTAGATTTGGATCCTGATCGCGTGAAGGAAGCTGCTGCCGCTGGCGATAACGTTGTGTATGGCGATGCTAGTCGCGAAAATTATTTAGTAGCTGCTGGTCTTTCAAGGGCGAAAACTGTCGTTATCACATACGCAGATACTGCTGCAAGCTTAAGAGTTTTGCGTCAGGTTGAGCATTTACGCCCTGGTATGACAGTGCTAGTGCGCACTAAAGATGATGCTGATATTGCTAAGCTACAAGCAGCAGGCGCGACTGAAGTAGTGCCCGAATTAATTGAGGGCAGCTTGATGATTGCATCACACGTCTTGCTCATTATGGGTGTGCCCATGCGCAAGGTGGTGAGACGCATTACGACTGCGCGTGAAGAGCGTTACAGTTTATTAAGGGGTTATTTTCGGGGCGCGAGTGATGATGATTTTGGTTCGAATGAGTCTTGGCGCTTGCACTCCATTACTTTGCTACCAAATTCCCAGGCTGTGGGCAAAACGCTGACCGATCTTCATCTAGAAAATGAGGGCGTTAGTGTCCAAGCGGTTCGTCGTAAGGGGCGCAATGCTGACTACAGTAAGTTAGCGCTTGCTCCAGACTTGCTACTTCAGGCAAACGATATCCTGGTTATCTCTGGCAACCCAGAGGCAATTGATTTAGCAGAAGCTAAGTTACTGTGA
- the uvrA gene encoding excinuclease ABC subunit UvrA: MNNEIKIRGARTHNLKNINLDIPREKLVVLTGLSGSGKSSLAFDTLYAEGQRRYVESLSAYARQFLQLMEKPDVDTIEGLSPAISIEQKATSHNPRSTVGTVTEIHDYLRLLFARAGTPHCPEHDLPLEAQSVSQMVDTVLAMPEDTKLMILAPVVSERKGEFVDFFQDLQAQGFVRFRVRSGGGTANAAKAEIFEVDQLPTLKKNDKHSIEVVVDRIKVRPDIQQRLAESFETALRLADGKAMIVDMDTGKEMIFSSKFACPVCSYSLQELEPRLFSFNNPMGACPSCDGLGHQSFFDPKRIVAHPDLSLASGAIKGWDRRNQFYFKLLQTLAKHGGFDVEKPFESLSKKQQDLILLGSGDVTIPFEYINERGKNTIREHAFEGIVANFERRYRETDSVTVREELARYQNIQTCPECSGSRLRKEARFVRVGEKKQSRAIYEISALPLKDAKEYFETLELKGAKKEIADKIVKEISARLRFLNDVGLDYLSLERSADTLSGGEAQRIRLASQIGSGLTGVMYVLDEPSIGLHQRDNDRLIGTLKHLRDLGNSVLVVEHDEDMIRASDWVIDIGPGAGVHGGEIVSQGTPAEVEADAKSLTGAYLAGREAIEVPEKRIPVNDRFLEIIGARGNNLQSVHAKIPVGLLTCVTGVSGSGKSTLINDTLHHAVAQHLYGSNAEPAAHDAIKGLEHFDKVISVDQSPIGRTPRSNPATYTGLFTPIRELFAGVPAARERGYEAGRFSFNVKGGRCDACEGDGVLKVEMHFLPDVYVPCDVCHGKRYNRETLDIRYKGKNIHEVLSMTIEQAHEFFEAVPVVKRKLKTLLDVGLGYVQLGQSATTLSGGEAQRVKLSLELSKRDTGRTLYILDEPTTGLHFHDIQLLLTVIQTLKKQGNTIVIIEHNLDVIKTADWIIDLGPKGGAGGGQIIATGTPEEVAKNEVSFTGHYLAPLLTRKISTSTSAAKKKK, translated from the coding sequence ATGAATAACGAAATCAAGATCCGCGGTGCCCGCACCCACAACCTCAAAAATATCAATCTGGACATTCCTAGAGAGAAACTGGTCGTCTTAACAGGCCTATCCGGTTCCGGGAAAAGTTCACTTGCTTTTGACACACTCTACGCAGAGGGTCAAAGACGTTATGTAGAGTCATTATCAGCCTATGCTCGTCAATTTTTGCAATTAATGGAAAAACCCGATGTAGATACGATCGAAGGTTTATCTCCAGCAATCTCAATTGAGCAAAAAGCGACTAGTCATAATCCACGCTCTACCGTTGGCACCGTAACGGAAATTCATGATTACCTGCGTCTCTTATTTGCTCGCGCAGGAACACCGCATTGCCCAGAACACGATCTTCCACTGGAAGCGCAAAGCGTTTCTCAAATGGTAGATACGGTATTAGCAATGCCAGAAGATACCAAGCTCATGATTCTTGCTCCTGTTGTTAGTGAGCGTAAAGGTGAGTTTGTTGATTTTTTCCAAGATCTCCAAGCGCAAGGCTTTGTGCGCTTTCGGGTGCGCTCTGGCGGAGGCACTGCAAATGCCGCTAAAGCAGAAATCTTTGAAGTAGATCAATTACCAACGCTCAAGAAAAACGATAAACACTCTATTGAGGTTGTAGTAGACCGCATTAAAGTTCGACCTGATATTCAGCAACGCCTTGCTGAATCATTTGAGACTGCTCTGCGCTTAGCGGACGGCAAAGCCATGATTGTCGATATGGACACTGGCAAGGAGATGATTTTCTCCAGCAAATTTGCCTGTCCAGTTTGTTCATATTCTTTACAAGAACTCGAGCCACGTCTTTTTTCTTTCAACAACCCGATGGGTGCCTGCCCCTCATGCGACGGACTTGGACATCAATCTTTCTTTGATCCAAAACGTATCGTTGCGCATCCTGATTTATCGCTAGCTTCTGGCGCCATTAAAGGCTGGGATCGACGTAATCAGTTTTATTTCAAGTTACTGCAAACCCTTGCAAAACATGGTGGCTTTGATGTTGAAAAGCCTTTTGAGTCTCTATCTAAGAAACAGCAAGATCTGATCTTATTGGGATCTGGTGATGTCACCATACCATTCGAGTACATCAACGAGCGTGGAAAAAATACCATCCGTGAGCACGCGTTTGAAGGCATCGTTGCCAACTTTGAACGTCGCTATCGCGAAACAGATTCTGTCACCGTGCGTGAAGAGCTCGCTCGTTACCAAAATATTCAAACCTGTCCTGAATGTAGTGGCAGTCGTTTACGCAAAGAAGCGCGTTTCGTTCGAGTCGGCGAGAAAAAACAATCACGTGCTATTTATGAAATCAGCGCACTCCCATTAAAAGATGCGAAAGAATATTTTGAGACTCTTGAGCTTAAGGGCGCTAAAAAGGAAATTGCTGACAAGATTGTTAAAGAAATCAGTGCTCGTCTGCGCTTCTTAAACGATGTGGGCCTGGACTATCTTTCACTTGAACGCAGCGCAGACACGCTCTCAGGCGGCGAAGCCCAGCGTATTCGTCTTGCAAGCCAAATTGGCTCTGGATTAACAGGTGTGATGTATGTATTAGACGAGCCCTCAATTGGATTGCACCAGCGCGATAACGATCGGCTAATTGGCACACTCAAGCATTTGCGTGACTTGGGCAATAGTGTTTTAGTTGTAGAACATGATGAAGACATGATTCGCGCATCAGATTGGGTAATCGATATTGGTCCCGGTGCCGGCGTTCATGGCGGCGAAATTGTTTCGCAAGGCACACCTGCGGAAGTTGAAGCAGATGCTAAATCTCTAACTGGTGCCTACCTTGCTGGACGTGAAGCAATTGAAGTTCCAGAAAAACGCATTCCTGTAAATGATCGTTTCTTAGAAATCATTGGTGCGCGCGGAAATAATTTGCAATCCGTGCATGCGAAGATTCCCGTAGGACTACTAACTTGCGTGACTGGCGTCTCAGGTTCGGGTAAATCAACCTTGATCAATGACACCCTTCATCATGCTGTTGCACAGCATTTATATGGCTCAAATGCTGAGCCAGCTGCGCACGATGCCATCAAGGGCTTAGAACACTTTGACAAAGTCATTAGCGTAGATCAGTCTCCGATTGGCCGTACGCCGCGCTCCAACCCCGCCACCTATACTGGTCTTTTCACACCCATTCGCGAACTGTTTGCAGGAGTTCCTGCTGCACGTGAACGTGGTTACGAAGCTGGCCGCTTCTCCTTTAACGTCAAAGGTGGACGTTGTGACGCCTGTGAAGGCGATGGCGTACTCAAAGTAGAAATGCATTTCTTGCCGGATGTGTATGTACCGTGCGATGTATGCCACGGCAAGCGCTATAACCGTGAAACACTAGACATTCGCTACAAAGGAAAAAATATTCACGAAGTACTTTCAATGACGATTGAGCAAGCTCATGAATTCTTTGAAGCAGTACCTGTGGTTAAACGCAAACTCAAAACACTTTTGGACGTTGGTTTGGGTTACGTGCAACTTGGCCAAAGCGCAACGACTCTATCAGGTGGTGAAGCGCAACGCGTAAAGCTTTCGCTAGAACTTTCCAAACGCGATACTGGAAGAACGCTCTATATCCTGGATGAGCCCACTACAGGCTTACATTTCCACGATATTCAACTACTATTAACCGTCATCCAAACACTCAAGAAACAAGGCAATACGATCGTCATCATTGAACACAATCTTGATGTCATTAAGACTGCTGATTGGATTATTGATTTAGGCCCTAAAGGCGGTGCTGGTGGTGGACAGATTATTGCGACCGGCACGCCTGAAGAAGTTGCCAAGAATGAAGTGAGTTTTACCGGGCATTATCTGGCACCTCTCTTAACTCGGAAAATAAGCACAAGTACAAGCGCCGCCAAAAAGAAAAAGTAG
- a CDS encoding MFS transporter, with protein sequence MNPSELRSTLALAGIFGLRMLGLFLLLPVFSIHARGLPGGEHALWVGLTLGIFNIVQACFYIPLGRLSDRIGRKPVVLWGLSLFVAGALICAAQDDLLWIAIGRGVMGAGAVSAAISAWVADLTREQVRTRAMALVGGSIALSFALSLVIAAPIYRLISLSGIFIVLAILGVAAMLVTHFVLPSNKPEVNVQQASLREVFLRPELMRLNLGVFVLHATQVAMFLVVPRLLVQAGLPLASHWEIYLPVVLLSFFFMAPILIFGEKKQKLRTIMLLAIVLLLTAEFLFTNTSSVISIAIALLIYFVGFNLLEALQPSLVSRFAKESKGTALGVYNTTQSIGLFSGAAVGGYLMDSHGDLSVFVMGAALLVCWLIIAWSMGEMPLKSKNSK encoded by the coding sequence ATGAATCCTTCTGAACTTCGCTCCACTCTCGCTTTAGCAGGCATATTTGGCTTGCGAATGCTGGGCCTTTTCTTGCTATTGCCGGTCTTTAGCATTCACGCACGGGGTTTGCCGGGTGGTGAGCACGCCCTTTGGGTTGGCTTAACCCTAGGTATTTTCAATATCGTTCAGGCCTGCTTTTACATCCCCTTGGGTCGTCTTTCTGACCGCATTGGACGAAAGCCAGTAGTGCTTTGGGGTCTTTCCTTGTTTGTGGCTGGGGCATTAATTTGTGCTGCCCAAGATGATTTGCTTTGGATTGCAATCGGTCGCGGAGTTATGGGAGCAGGTGCGGTATCGGCCGCCATTTCTGCATGGGTTGCTGATCTTACACGTGAACAAGTGCGCACCCGAGCAATGGCTTTGGTTGGAGGAAGTATCGCCCTCTCTTTTGCTCTGTCTTTGGTGATTGCTGCTCCGATATATCGCCTCATTAGTCTGAGTGGAATTTTTATTGTCTTGGCAATCTTGGGTGTTGCTGCAATGCTAGTGACGCACTTTGTATTGCCTAGTAACAAGCCCGAAGTGAATGTTCAGCAAGCCTCATTAAGAGAGGTCTTTTTGCGTCCTGAGCTAATGCGCCTCAATTTGGGCGTCTTTGTTCTGCATGCGACACAGGTAGCGATGTTTTTAGTTGTACCTCGTTTATTGGTGCAAGCAGGGTTACCTCTGGCATCGCATTGGGAAATTTATTTGCCTGTAGTGTTGTTGTCATTCTTCTTCATGGCACCCATTTTAATTTTTGGTGAGAAGAAACAAAAATTGCGCACCATTATGTTATTGGCAATCGTGTTGTTATTGACCGCTGAATTTTTATTCACCAATACATCCTCAGTAATCTCGATTGCTATTGCGCTCTTAATCTACTTTGTAGGATTTAATTTATTAGAAGCTTTGCAGCCTTCATTGGTATCGCGTTTCGCTAAAGAATCTAAAGGTACTGCGCTAGGTGTTTACAACACCACCCAGTCTATTGGTTTGTTTTCTGGGGCTGCTGTAGGGGGTTATTTAATGGATAGCCATGGTGATTTATCGGTCTTTGTGATGGGTGCTGCACTCCTAGTATGCTGGCTTATAATTGCTTGGTCGATGGGCGAAATGCCACTGAAATCAAAAAATTCAAAGTAA
- the ssb gene encoding single-stranded DNA-binding protein, protein MASVNKVIIVGNVGRDPETRYMPSGDAVTNISVATSDRYKDKQTGEMKETTEWHRVAFFGKLAEIAGQYLKKGSQVYVEGRLRTRKWTDASGQEKYSTEIVAETMQMLGGKPVGGGDSGESYSRSKSAEQPAPAASNAASLGAMDDDIPF, encoded by the coding sequence ATGGCTTCGGTAAATAAGGTCATCATCGTAGGTAACGTTGGACGCGATCCAGAAACGCGTTATATGCCAAGCGGCGACGCAGTTACCAATATTTCAGTAGCAACATCAGATCGCTACAAAGATAAGCAAACAGGTGAAATGAAAGAAACCACGGAATGGCATCGTGTTGCATTCTTTGGAAAGCTTGCAGAGATCGCAGGTCAATATCTTAAAAAAGGTTCGCAAGTGTACGTAGAAGGTCGTTTACGTACTCGTAAATGGACTGATGCGAGTGGTCAAGAAAAATATTCAACAGAAATCGTTGCTGAAACCATGCAAATGCTTGGTGGTAAGCCAGTTGGCGGTGGCGATAGCGGTGAGAGCTATAGCCGCTCTAAGTCTGCTGAGCAGCCAGCCCCAGCGGCCTCTAATGCTGCCTCATTAGGCGCGATGGACGACGATATTCCGTTTTAA